The region TGGTATGACCGTGCAAAGACTTTTTGAACAGCTTGAAACAATACAGCAATTAAAAATTCCCCGGGTATTGATGGGATACATTAATCCGGTGTTGCAATTTGGGATGGAGCATTTCCTCGAAAAGTGTGCTGAAACGGGTGTTGATGGTGTGATTTTGCCTGACTTACCCCTTGAGGAATATCAAATGCACTATGAGGGACTATTCAAAAAATATGGCATACACAATATTCTGTTAATCAGTCCGGAAACACCGGATGAAAGGATTCAGGAAATTGCCCGGTTAAGTACATTATTTATTTACCTGGTATCTTCCAACGCCATCACAGGTAGTAGGCTTGATACCGGAGCAGTGGTATCTTACTTTGAGCGGGTGAAGTCGCTTGTGGGCGATCAGCCAGTAATGGCCGGCTTTGGTATCCGCGACCGGGCTACATTCGCTGATGTTTGCCAGTATACCAATGGCGCGATCATTGGTAGTGCTTTTATCAAAGCTCTTGAAGTAAGTTCAACATTTGAAGAAGCAATTGATGAATTTGTGGAAAGCATTAATAGTTTGGAAATGTATAAATAATAGTAATCTTAATTTCTGGTTATTGGAAGAAATTTTCATGCATATCTTTCAAAAATAAGGCTACATACGAAAGTCAATATTAAAGATTCATAAATGTTAATTTTTGTTAATATTACGAGTTATCTAGAATTATTATAAACAAATTAATTTTCAATTAGTTGCATGCATAGTTAAATACTAAAAAAGTTATGTTTATGTTACTAAGGAAACTTACTTTGCTTATTGCTATACTTGCGATTCAGGTCAGTCTTGTGTCGCAGGAATGGAATGAAATTAAGAAAATTGAAAACGAGATTATCCAAAATCAGGGTGCTAAGGACAGAATGGTAAATAAAGCTATAGAGGTCAGTAGATAAATTCATATAATATATTATCTTTGATACCAATAAAATCAATGATTTAATGGAATTATTCAAAGGACAAAACCTCATAGAGTTTGCTACACGCTTTAATTCGGATGAAAAGTGTATTGAATATTTAGCTCATATTAAATGGCAAGATGGATTTAGATGTGTTAAATGTGGTCATACCGGAAGTCAAGTAAGAAAGAATCATTCAAGAACGTGTAATAAGTGTAGTCATACTGAATCAGCAACAGCAAATACACTATTCCACAAAGTTAAATTTGGTGTTCAAAAGGCTTTTTTTATTTGCTTTGAAATGGCAACTACAACCAAAAGTTTATCTGCAAGTTATGTTGGAGAACGCTTTGGGGTTACTGAGAAAACAGCTCGACTGTTTATGCATAAAGTACGGGAAGCGATGAAGTCAAGCGGTAATAACCCAATGAGTGGAAATGTACATATTGATGAGTTTGTAATTGGTGGAAAGGAAGAGGGAAAAGTTGGACGTAGTTACCATATTAAGAAAAAGAAGGTTATATGTGCTGTAGAGCTTACTGATGATGGTAAGGTTAAACGCATGTACTCGATGAAAATAGACAACTACTCATCGAAAGAGCTAGAAAAAATGTTCGATGCGCATATTTCTCAACAGGCAAAGGTAACAACAGATCAATGGAAGGGCTACCGTCCACTCATGTCAAGCTATGATATAAGACAAATCGAGAGTGACAGAGGTTCCAACTTCAAGGCTTTGCACACAATGATTCATCAAGTTAAATCTTGGATAAGAACCACTTACTCATGGGTTAGCACTCACAATATCAACAGGTATCTTGACGAGTTTTGCTACCGACTTAATCGTTCTCAAATGAAAAAGAATATTTTCAATAATTTGGTACGCAGGATGGTTATTGCTGATAAAGTAAAGCAAGCAGATTTAATATGCAGTTAAATACTGACCTCTATAAAGCTATTTCATCCTCTGGTATGAGACTGGATTCGGTAATTGAACAATCGTATTATGATGTTACCGGTCAATTTGTGAATGATGAGAAACATGTGTTAAGCTTTGATGATGACAATAAGCTGACCTTGTGGTTGCAATATGCTGTAGATGAGGTAACCGGAAATTGGGTTAATGATGCAAAAGAAGAGTTCAATTACGATGAACAGGGGAACGAAATCTTGAACATTGAATATGAATGGGATTCTGAAGCTTCTGACTGGATGCCTATAAAAAAGATCGAAAAAGTTTTTAATGTATATGGTAATGCAACACAGTTCGTTCGTTTCAACTGGGATACCATAAATAACGCATGGTTACCTGACCTAAAGAGTAATACAACCTATGATTCTGCACAAAATGCAATTGAATATAATTATAAACGCTGGAATGCATCCACAGACTCATGGGATAATTATTTTATCAGGTATTATGGCTATGATTCAGATAACAATACTACCTTTTCTTATGTGATGTACTGGAGTGATTATTCCAGTACCTATAAGAAACAATATAGATATGAACTTAGCTATGATGATAGTCTTGTGTTGCAAAGTATTCGTTATGATGGCGATACCATTAATGATGTATGGATTGAAGATTCTAAGACAGAATATTCGTACAATTCTTTTGGCAATCAAACACAGTACATTTATTATCAAATGGAATCATCATGGCAGCCTCAATCTAAAACAGCGTTTGCTTATGATAATTCACAAAATGAAACATCCGAAACTGTATTTGCCTGGGATGAGAATAATAGCGAATGGTATCCTAATTATCGATATGAACGCGATTTTGATGCATCAAATAATATGATAGAAATGATTTATGCCAGGTGGGGCCCAAACACAGATAGTTGGGACAATAGCCAAAAATGGGGGCGTGAATATGATAATAGCGTGAGCTATAATAACCTAATAATACCATTATCTTTTTATTACTCAGGTATCAATGCTTATAATTCTGTTGAAGAAGTTTTTAAACACCAATTGGTATCCAGAAGTGAATATGATTGGAACAGTACTAATGATGTATGGGACGAAACTATATTGGAACATTTCTATTATACGGAACAGTCTGTAAATATTGCCAATACTGCTAATAAAGCGTTCAGCGTTTATCCAAACCCGGTTTCAGGTAACCTTTATATTGAATCTGATACAGATATATCTGAGATTAGAGTTATAGATGCTACCGGTAGATATGTAAGGTCAGAATCTGCCCCGGGTAAGAAAGAGAGGATAAACCTTAGCGATTTAGAGGAGGGTATGTATTTCGTCAGGTTGCTACTGAGCAATGGCGAATATGAAACCAAAAGAATTATAAAAGAATAAAGCAATCAGAAGGCTAAGCAGTTGAATTTTACTATCAAAATTCAACTGCTGAGCCTTTTAGTCCAACTGGTTGTTAGTTTTTCTATTTAGAATGATCTAGCGGACCTTATCGTATTTCATGTATTATCTTGCATTTATATTCAATGCGTTTAATTTAAAACGGGTACATCGCTTTTTGCATTTATCAAAAGTAAGGCTAATGGGAGTTCTTATGTTATGAATGCACAAATGTTAAACTTCGTTAATATTAAGGTCTATCTAAAATTATTATAAACAATTTAATTTCCAATTAGTTACATAGTTAATAACATCAAAAATGATACGATTATGTTACTAAAAAAAATTACTTTACTTATTGCTATAGCTGGAACAGCATTCAACCTGTTATCACAGGAATCAATAACGAATTCCAAATTTGACCAGGAGATTATACAAAGTCAAAATTCTGATGAATTGCCCAAAATGAAAGCCAGAGCATCATCTGCTATGAGATTGGACTCTAGTATTGAGCAGTCATATTACGATGTCACTGGACAATTTGTAAATGAAGAAAAGAATGTATTTGGTTATGATGATGATAACAACTTAACCCTTTGGCTTCATTATACAGTAGATGAAGTAACAGGCGATTGGATCAATGATATGAAATCGGAATACTTCACCGATGAACAGGGAAATGAAATAAAGTACATCCGATATGAATGGGATTCTGAAGCTTCTATGTGGGAGCCAAAAAACAAGACCGAATTTGAATATAATGTGTATGGGAGTGAAACACAGCGTGTTATGTTTGAGTGGGATACCGCGAATAACTCATGGCTTCCTGAGATGCGAAGAATTACAACTTATGATACCTCGCAAAATATAATTGAAGAGAATCATAATACCTGGAATGCATCCACGGACTCTTGGGACAATGATTTTGTAGAGTTTTATGATTATGACTCAGCTAATAATCGTATACTCAAGTATATCCACTGGTGGAGTAGCTACTCTAATGTTTATCAGAAGGGTTACAAATTTGAATCTACATATGATAATGGTCTCGAGACGCAGAGAATTGAATATACTGGGGATACGATCAATGATGTGTGGATTGAGGCTGGTAAATTCGAATATTCGTACAATTCATTTGGCAACATTACTCAAAGATTATACTATGAAATGATGTCATCATGGGAGCCCTTATCAAAAAAAGAATTTTCTTATGATGATTCACAAAATCTGATTTTTGAAGTTATTTTTTCATGGGACGAAAATCAAAGTAGTTGGACACCATTTTTGAAAGAGGACTATGGTCTTGATGCATCAAATAATATGGTAGAGAGGATATATTTCTATTGGGATTCAAATGAAGATACCTGGAAAAAAAATAGTAAAGATGAGCGTGAATATAATAACGCAGTGACTTATAGCGGATTAATTATACCAATGATTGGTATTTATTCATCTAATAACGCTTACGATGCTCCTGAAGAAATGTTTAATCATCAGCTTGTTTCGAGAAGTAATTATGGCTGGAACAGTACGGATGATGCATGGGAAGCAACCACCTTAGAACATTTCTATTATACGGAACAGTCTGTAAATATTGCCAATACTGCCAATAAAGCGTTCAGCGTTTATCCAAACCCGGTTTCAGGTAACCTTTATATTGAATCTGATACAGATATATCTGAGATTAGAGTTATAGATGCAACCGGTAGATATGTAAGGTCAGAATCTGCCCCGGGTAATAAAGAGGCATTAAATCTCAGTGGTTTAAAAGAAGGTGTGTATATTGTCAGGTTACTGCTGAGTAATGGCGAAACTGAGACCAGACGAATTATAAAAGACTAACATAGACAAGCTGGTCATCGGGTGAATTGCTTTAAACGATTCACCCGATGGCTTTTTTTATCATTTGCATAAGAGTGATTTTTTTACTGGACAATATGATTACTTTAACACTGAGCCATTCTCTATTTTAACTCAGTTAATAACCCTTGGTGCTTTTTGCTCCAGTAGCATCAAATCTGCAAGCACAATAGCCGTGGCTGCTTCGAGTACGGGAGGTACCCGGAGTGCAATGCAGCGGTCATGCCTGCCCTCAATCTTCAGGGCTTCGACCTCTCCTTTTTGCAGATTCATGGTGTTTTGGGCTGTTGACACACTGCTGGTGGGTTTTACAGCCACCCGAAACTCCAGTTCATTACCATTGCTTATGCCGCCGTTGATCCCGCCTGCATGGTTGGTTTCTGTTTTACCTTTGGCATCGATGATATTATCATTATGCGCTGCACCGGTCATCTGTGCCGCCCGGAAACCAGAGCCAAATTCAATTCCTTTAATGGCCGGTATGGCAAACACAATGTGACTCAACAGTGATTCAACCGAGTCGAAGAAAGGTTCACCCAGACCTACGGGTAAATTGTTGACTTTGCATTCCACAATGCCACCGATAGACTGGTTTGCTTCAATGGCCTTGTTGATGGCCGACTCTATATCGCTCTCGCCACCTGCCTTGATGAGCCGGGCTTCAATATTCAGGTTTTCGCATACTTTTTTAGCAACCACACCTGCTGCAGTCAGGGGCAGGGTGAGGCGGCCTGAGAAATGCCCGCCACCGCGATAGTCAGCATATCCGCCAAATTTATGTTGGGCTACAAAATCAGCATGCCCCGGGCGGGGAGTTTTTTTTAGGTTGCTGTAATCTTTTGATCGTACGTTTTCATTGCGAAACAAAATAGTCAGGGGAGCTCCGGTTGTTTTGTTTTCAAATATCCCGGTAAGTAGTTCCGGCTGATCGCTTTCCTTTCGGGGAGTGGTGCCTTTTGCTCCGCTTTTACGGCGCGCCAGGTCGGCTTCAAAATCGGTTTTGCTCAATGGTATGCCGGCCGGGCAACCGTCAATGTTAATTCCCACGGCTCCTCCATGCGATTCGCCAAATATATGAATACGAAATAGTCGTCCGAATGTGTTCATGGATTCAGTTTTAAACTTCTAAATTACAAATTATTTTACGGCTTTTATGATCTGCTCATTCTTGTTCTTTGCTAAGGTGTGTTTTTCATTCATTACACGGGTTTGCTTGTTGATTGACTCCTGGTGGATGGCTTTGAACATTTTCATAATAAAGCCTGAGCTGAGCTCCCTTTTTTCTCCTTTTTTGATGTTGGTGCCCAAAATGTCTTCCCAACGTGATTGTTGTAAAATAGTCATGTTATTTTGTTTTTTATAATGCCCAATTTCCGTGGCCAGTGTCATTCTTTTCTGAATGATATCCAATAATTCGTTGTCAAGCTTATCAATCCGGAACCGTAAATCTTCCAGTGTGTTGAGCGAAACTCCTTCAGGATTCATTTTACGAATGATGAGGCTCTCAAGCATAATGTCGAGACTTTCGGGTGTGATTTGCTGCTTTGCATCGCTCCAGGCATTATCCGGATTGCAGTGCGATTCAATCATGAGGCCGTCAAAGTCCAGGTCCATGGCTTTTTGGGAGATACTTTGCAACAATTCGCGCCTTCCGGCAATGTGACTGGGGTCACAGAATATTGGTACCTGAGGTAATTGACTTCTCAGTTCAATGGGGATTTGCCAGTGGGGAACATTGCGATAAATACTGCGATCGTAGCTTGAGAAACCCCGGTGTATGGCCCCGATACGGGTTATACCTGCTTTGTTGATGCGCTCAATAGCTCCTACCCAAAGGTCAGCATCCGGGTTTACCGGGTTTTTTACCAGCACCGGCACATCGGCGCCATTCAGTGCATCGGCTATTTCCTGCATGGCAAACGGATTGGCCGATGTGCGAGCTCCTATCCAGAGTATATCAATTCCAGCTTCCAGGGCTTCTTTTACATGCATGGCATTTGCCACCTCAATTGCGATATGCATTCCGGTCTCTTTTTTAACACGTTTTAACCATGGTAACCCGATACTGCCCACACCCTCAAAAGAACCGGGCCGGGTGCGTGGTTTCCATATGCCTGCCCTGAAAACTGTTATTCCGTTTTTACTTAACGAACGGGCGGTTGTCATTACCTGTTCTTCTGTTTCGGCACTGCAGGGGCCCGAAATGATGATAGGTTTTTTAGTATCTGCCAGGTTCCACTGGTTTATGGGAAGTAAATTAAGTTGCTTTTCCATAATTATCTATTTAGTACACGTTTAATTTTATTCGATTGATTAATTAACTCAGTAATGTTTGTGCTATCCTGATCTGTAATGGCTTTTTTGAATGTCTGCAAGTGTTCAATATAGGTGTCGAGTACAGTTGCTACATTTTCTGAATTTTCCATGAAAATGGGAGCCCACATGCTTGCCGGACTTTTGGCCAGACGCACTGTGGAATCAAAGCCACCACTTGCTAAATCGAGAATGTTTTTTTCGTTTTTTTCTTTCTCCAGTACAGTAAGTGCCAGGGCCATAGAACTGATGTGAGAGATATGCGATATGTATGCTGCGTGTACGTCATGGTTGTATGCATTCATATAAATAATGCGCATGTTTAAGCATTCGTACATCGTTTTAATTGTTTGCAAAGCTTTATCGCTGCTGTCTTCTGCATCAGTTATGATGGTTGCCCTTCCATCAAACAAACCAGAAAATGCGGCACGTGGACCACTGTGCTCAGTGCCTGCCATTGGATGGGTACTCACAAAGTTTTCTCGTTTTTTGTGATAGTAAACCCTTTCATTGAGTTTGCCTTTGGTCGAACATACATCAGCTACAATTTGCTCATCTATCTGGTCAAGTACTTTGGGAAGTATTTTTAGTGAAACATCAACAGGCGTAGCCAGTAAAATAAGGTCTGCCTGCGCTATCCCTTCCTGCATTTCCATAATTTTATCCACTATTCCCAGTTGCAAGGCGGCTTCGGCATGTATCGCATTGCTGTCAATACCAATAATAGTCTGTGCAAATCCGCGCGATTTGAGGTCTATAGCCATGGAGCTGCCAATAAGCCCCAGTCCGATAACTGTAACTATCATATAGCGATCTTTTGTAGGTTTTTAATTCGATATAGCATGCGCACAAATTCTTCATCAGGAGCAGCAAGCGAGAATCTTACATATTCGTTTCCATTGGAGCCGAAAATGCCTCCCGGAGCAACGAAAATCCCCAGTTCATAGAGCAAATGATCGACAAATGCATAGCCATCTGGAAAAACATCAGGAGCTTTAGCCCAAACAAACATGCCGCTTGTATTTTTAGAATAAGTACAGTTTAAGTGGTCAAGTGCTTCGAAAACCAGTTTGCGGCGCTTGCTGTAAACCTCGTTTGTGTTGTTGTACCAGGTTCCATTCAGTTTAAGCGCTTCATTCGCAGCATCTTGAATTGGTAAGTACATGCCCGAGTCGTAATTACTTTTTACTTTTAATAAATGCTTAATCAACTGTGGATGCCCTGCCACCATACCTACCCGGAAACCCTGCATCCGATGTGATTTACTTAATGAGTTGAGTTCAAAACAGAATTCTTTACTGCCAGGGACAGATAGAATACTTAGCGGGTCATCATTTAATATTAGACTGTAAGGGTTATCATGTGCAATAAGCACTTTGTGCTGTTTCCCAAATTTTATAAGTTTTTTGAAGAGTTCATCGCTCGCTTTAGCTCCTGTAGGCATGTGCGGGTAATTTACCCACATTATTTTGGGTTTTTTACGGGCAAGATGCTCCAATTCAGAAAAGTCCGGGTACCATCCATTGCCGGCTTTCAGGTTGTAGTGTAATACATTTGCTCCGAGTAATTTTGCAACTGCGGTGTAAGCTGGGTAACCCGGGTTGGGCACCAATGCGGTATCACCTGCATTTACAAAAGCCAGCATAGAGAGCATGATGCCTTCCTTAGAACCGGCAAGTGGTAGAATTTCATTTTCTGAATCTAGTTCAATATTGTATATGCGCTGATACCAATCTGAAAATGCATTTCTAAGCATTTCGGTCCCTCTGTATGGTTGGTAATAATGGCTCTGTGGTTGTTCTGAGCTTTTTCTTAAAGTGTTTAGCACTTGCTCATGCACTGCCATATCGGGGTTCCCAATTCCTAGATTAATGATAGAGTGGCCCGTAGACGTTAACTGTTTTATCTCTTCCAGTTTCCCTGAGAAATAGTAAGTCTCGACCTTTCTAATTCGTTCTGCCGGTTCAATGTTCATAATTTTTCGATTTTATTCGATAAAAAAAAGGCGTCCTCATATTTGGGACGCCTTCTGAATTGTATACAAAATTTTGTACAACCACACAGCTATCCCGTTTGGTTACCGTAATAGTACCAATAATAATATGCTACATGGTTGTTAATATCTTTGCTCATCTGCTTAAAATAAAAAACCCCGCTTGTGGCGGGGTGATAATTTTATTAAAATTTACACATATCGGTCCCGCCTTATTTCGTGTTGAAATAATAAAATGACCAATAATATGTGTGTATGCTTTGCATAATCTTAAGTTTCAAAACTAAATATTTATTTTGATAAAACAAATAAAAAATGTCCCTTTAATCTAATTAGGTAATTATCACATCTTTTTACACCTTTGTGTTAAATAATTGTGATATGGAAATAAATATATTGGAATGGATTGGTTATTTGGCGTCGATACTTGTGGCCATATCATTAATGCTTACATCAATTGTAAGGTTAAGGATTGTTAATCTCATAGGTTCAGGGACATTTGCAGTTTATGGTTTTTTGATTGGCTCATTGCCTGTAGGATTTATGAATCTATTTATTGTTTTTGTCAATATTTATTACCTCTATTTACTGCTTAATAGAAAAGAGTATTTTGAAACACTTGAGGTTAGCCCTGAAAATAAATACCTGGCAAGATATCTCAAGTTTCACGAAAACGAAATCGAGCGTTATTTTCCGGGATTTATATTTGATTCACAAAAACATTCTTTTTGCTTCTTTATTTTGCGTGATGCTCAGGTTGCCGGACTTTTCATTGCATATCCCGAAAATGACCATACCCTACATGTGGTATTGGACTATGTAGGGCCGCGTTATCGCGACCTGAAAAACGGGTATTACATTTATAATAAATTTGTAAACTTCTTTAAAGAGCAGAATTTTAATAATATTATTGCAGAGGCCAGGAGCAAACATCATTATAAATATTTGCAAAGATTAAATTTCAAACCGCTTCCTGATCAGGGAGAACAAGAATTATTGTTTGAGAAAGGAATATGACGGTAGGTGCTTATTATTTAGTGGCTTTTAAGGCAGGGATTTACCGCTAAGGACCGTGAAGCCTGCTTTCAGAAAACTTTTTTTGAACAATATAATTGAACAAATCGTTTTCATACTGTATGAAACACATTTCAGAGATCATAACATACGAGTATTGTCCATTATGACAGGCATGTGCTACTATCACTTAATCTTGTTTGTCATCATTAAAATGTTATTTATTAACTAAATAATTTACTTATGGAACTCGAAGATCCCGAGTCGAAACCTATACTTTTATTTAAGTATGGCGGTAACGCCATGAGCGATGACCGCCTGAAAAAAGAAATTTTAAAAAGCATTGGCGCTCTTCATGCACAGGGCTTTAATGTTGTAATTGTGCATGGAGGCGGCCCTTTTATTAAAAAAGCACTTAACGAAGCTAAAATTGAATCAGAATTTATCGACGGACAGCGCAAAACCACAGCTGAAGCCTTTGAATACGTAGAAATGACCCTCAAAGGCAAAGTAAACAGTAATTTAGTCAGTCTGTTGAATGGCCTGGGGCATAAGGCCGTCGGTCTCTCAGGGCAGGATGGCCAAATTGTGATTGCATCCAAACGACAACATGAGACCCTAATCGATGGTGAAAGGAAAGCCGTTGATCTTGGTCAGGTTGGAGATGTAGCCAGGGTAAATCCCGGGTTAATTCATTTACTGCTGGAAAATAATTTTATCCCGGTTATATCCTGCACGGCAGCTGATGAGACAGGAGTAGGTTATAATGTTAACGGAGATATGTTTGCCGGCCATTTAGCCGGAGCCCTTAAAGCTGATGAGTACGTTGTGCTTACTGATGTAGATGGCCTTATGAAAGATAAAGATGACCCATCTACACTTATTAATACTATTCAGCTGAATGATCTCAAAATGCTTGTTGATGATGGTACCATTCAGGGAGGCATGATTCCAAAAATCGAATCGTGTGAAATTGCTTTGAATAAAGGCACCAAATCAGCGCGCATTATTAATGGCACCAAACCCGGACAATTACAAAAAATTGCCGGAGATTCTACAATTGGTACGAATATTAAAAAATAAGTTTAATCATGACAACTAAAACGAATCAATTCTATCACGAACTTGATCAACAACACTATTTACAAACTTTTAAGCGATATCCGGTTACCCTCGAAAGGGGACAGGGCGCTCGCGTGTGGGATGTGGAAGATAATGAGTATATCGACGCTTTAGGAGGAATTGCAGTAAACAGCCTTGGTCATAACCATCCCGCTCTTGTAAAGGCAATTCAGGAGCAGGCTTCCAAATTAATTCATATCTCTAATTTTTATTTGAGCGAGCCTCAAGTAAAATTATCTGAGAAACTAACCACACTTTCTGGGCTCGACCGTGTATTTTTTTCTAACAGCGGGGCGGAGTCAGTTGAAGGTGCCATAAAAATTGCCAGGAAATATGCCCACAGCAAGGGTAAAGGAGGAGAAATTATTTCATTTGAAGGCTCTTTTCATGGCCGGACATTGGCTACAATTGCTACAGGAAAGGCACAAATGCAAAAAGGCTTTGAACCTATTCCTGCAGGATTTCATCAAATACCTGCTGGAGATATGAAAAAGCTCAGGGAGACTGCTTCAAATCTTACAGCCGCTATAATTATTGAACCTATCCAGGGCGAGGGTGGTATAAATGTAGCAGATGTTGATTTTATGCATGACTTGCGGGAGTTTTG is a window of Salinivirga cyanobacteriivorans DNA encoding:
- a CDS encoding T9SS type A sorting domain-containing protein, which encodes MLLKKITLLIAIAGTAFNLLSQESITNSKFDQEIIQSQNSDELPKMKARASSAMRLDSSIEQSYYDVTGQFVNEEKNVFGYDDDNNLTLWLHYTVDEVTGDWINDMKSEYFTDEQGNEIKYIRYEWDSEASMWEPKNKTEFEYNVYGSETQRVMFEWDTANNSWLPEMRRITTYDTSQNIIEENHNTWNASTDSWDNDFVEFYDYDSANNRILKYIHWWSSYSNVYQKGYKFESTYDNGLETQRIEYTGDTINDVWIEAGKFEYSYNSFGNITQRLYYEMMSSWEPLSKKEFSYDDSQNLIFEVIFSWDENQSSWTPFLKEDYGLDASNNMVERIYFYWDSNEDTWKKNSKDEREYNNAVTYSGLIIPMIGIYSSNNAYDAPEEMFNHQLVSRSNYGWNSTDDAWEATTLEHFYYTEQSVNIANTANKAFSVYPNPVSGNLYIESDTDISEIRVIDATGRYVRSESAPGNKEALNLSGLKEGVYIVRLLLSNGETETRRIIKD
- a CDS encoding pyridoxal phosphate-dependent aminotransferase, with the protein product MNIEPAERIRKVETYYFSGKLEEIKQLTSTGHSIINLGIGNPDMAVHEQVLNTLRKSSEQPQSHYYQPYRGTEMLRNAFSDWYQRIYNIELDSENEILPLAGSKEGIMLSMLAFVNAGDTALVPNPGYPAYTAVAKLLGANVLHYNLKAGNGWYPDFSELEHLARKKPKIMWVNYPHMPTGAKASDELFKKLIKFGKQHKVLIAHDNPYSLILNDDPLSILSVPGSKEFCFELNSLSKSHRMQGFRVGMVAGHPQLIKHLLKVKSNYDSGMYLPIQDAANEALKLNGTWYNNTNEVYSKRRKLVFEALDHLNCTYSKNTSGMFVWAKAPDVFPDGYAFVDHLLYELGIFVAPGGIFGSNGNEYVRFSLAAPDEEFVRMLYRIKNLQKIAI
- a CDS encoding IS1595-like element ISUnb1 family transposase, whose protein sequence is MELFKGQNLIEFATRFNSDEKCIEYLAHIKWQDGFRCVKCGHTGSQVRKNHSRTCNKCSHTESATANTLFHKVKFGVQKAFFICFEMATTTKSLSASYVGERFGVTEKTARLFMHKVREAMKSSGNNPMSGNVHIDEFVIGGKEEGKVGRSYHIKKKKVICAVELTDDGKVKRMYSMKIDNYSSKELEKMFDAHISQQAKVTTDQWKGYRPLMSSYDIRQIESDRGSNFKALHTMIHQVKSWIRTTYSWVSTHNINRYLDEFCYRLNRSQMKKNIFNNLVRRMVIADKVKQADLICS
- a CDS encoding prephenate dehydrogenase, whose amino-acid sequence is MIVTVIGLGLIGSSMAIDLKSRGFAQTIIGIDSNAIHAEAALQLGIVDKIMEMQEGIAQADLILLATPVDVSLKILPKVLDQIDEQIVADVCSTKGKLNERVYYHKKRENFVSTHPMAGTEHSGPRAAFSGLFDGRATIITDAEDSSDKALQTIKTMYECLNMRIIYMNAYNHDVHAAYISHISHISSMALALTVLEKEKNEKNILDLASGGFDSTVRLAKSPASMWAPIFMENSENVATVLDTYIEHLQTFKKAITDQDSTNITELINQSNKIKRVLNR
- the argB gene encoding acetylglutamate kinase yields the protein MELEDPESKPILLFKYGGNAMSDDRLKKEILKSIGALHAQGFNVVIVHGGGPFIKKALNEAKIESEFIDGQRKTTAEAFEYVEMTLKGKVNSNLVSLLNGLGHKAVGLSGQDGQIVIASKRQHETLIDGERKAVDLGQVGDVARVNPGLIHLLLENNFIPVISCTAADETGVGYNVNGDMFAGHLAGALKADEYVVLTDVDGLMKDKDDPSTLINTIQLNDLKMLVDDGTIQGGMIPKIESCEIALNKGTKSARIINGTKPGQLQKIAGDSTIGTNIKK
- the trpA gene encoding tryptophan synthase subunit alpha — translated: MNKLDQLFKHKKQNLLSVYFTAGYPEQDDTVRVAAQLDKAGVDFIEIGFPFSDPVADGPVIQKSSKQALDNGMTVQRLFEQLETIQQLKIPRVLMGYINPVLQFGMEHFLEKCAETGVDGVILPDLPLEEYQMHYEGLFKKYGIHNILLISPETPDERIQEIARLSTLFIYLVSSNAITGSRLDTGAVVSYFERVKSLVGDQPVMAGFGIRDRATFADVCQYTNGAIIGSAFIKALEVSSTFEEAIDEFVESINSLEMYK
- a CDS encoding bifunctional 3-deoxy-7-phosphoheptulonate synthase/chorismate mutase type II, with amino-acid sequence MEKQLNLLPINQWNLADTKKPIIISGPCSAETEEQVMTTARSLSKNGITVFRAGIWKPRTRPGSFEGVGSIGLPWLKRVKKETGMHIAIEVANAMHVKEALEAGIDILWIGARTSANPFAMQEIADALNGADVPVLVKNPVNPDADLWVGAIERINKAGITRIGAIHRGFSSYDRSIYRNVPHWQIPIELRSQLPQVPIFCDPSHIAGRRELLQSISQKAMDLDFDGLMIESHCNPDNAWSDAKQQITPESLDIMLESLIIRKMNPEGVSLNTLEDLRFRIDKLDNELLDIIQKRMTLATEIGHYKKQNNMTILQQSRWEDILGTNIKKGEKRELSSGFIMKMFKAIHQESINKQTRVMNEKHTLAKNKNEQIIKAVK
- a CDS encoding T9SS type A sorting domain-containing protein, giving the protein MQLNTDLYKAISSSGMRLDSVIEQSYYDVTGQFVNDEKHVLSFDDDNKLTLWLQYAVDEVTGNWVNDAKEEFNYDEQGNEILNIEYEWDSEASDWMPIKKIEKVFNVYGNATQFVRFNWDTINNAWLPDLKSNTTYDSAQNAIEYNYKRWNASTDSWDNYFIRYYGYDSDNNTTFSYVMYWSDYSSTYKKQYRYELSYDDSLVLQSIRYDGDTINDVWIEDSKTEYSYNSFGNQTQYIYYQMESSWQPQSKTAFAYDNSQNETSETVFAWDENNSEWYPNYRYERDFDASNNMIEMIYARWGPNTDSWDNSQKWGREYDNSVSYNNLIIPLSFYYSGINAYNSVEEVFKHQLVSRSEYDWNSTNDVWDETILEHFYYTEQSVNIANTANKAFSVYPNPVSGNLYIESDTDISEIRVIDATGRYVRSESAPGKKERINLSDLEEGMYFVRLLLSNGEYETKRIIKE
- a CDS encoding chorismate synthase — translated: MNTFGRLFRIHIFGESHGGAVGINIDGCPAGIPLSKTDFEADLARRKSGAKGTTPRKESDQPELLTGIFENKTTGAPLTILFRNENVRSKDYSNLKKTPRPGHADFVAQHKFGGYADYRGGGHFSGRLTLPLTAAGVVAKKVCENLNIEARLIKAGGESDIESAINKAIEANQSIGGIVECKVNNLPVGLGEPFFDSVESLLSHIVFAIPAIKGIEFGSGFRAAQMTGAAHNDNIIDAKGKTETNHAGGINGGISNGNELEFRVAVKPTSSVSTAQNTMNLQKGEVEALKIEGRHDRCIALRVPPVLEAATAIVLADLMLLEQKAPRVIN